Proteins encoded together in one Microbacterium sp. ABRD28 window:
- a CDS encoding family 20 glycosylhydrolase, with product MTAIPALVPLPRSVVAIEGAPFVLTAQTPLIADPDAAAAARRILTAATAQALALPFDGSASSLALTLSQRSDIGPLSAYRLVAADTGVEISAADAAGLAAGLHTLAQLLTPVSEGWLVPAIRIDDAPRFAYRGLMLDVARHFFPVADVCAVIDRAASLKLTHLHLHLTDDQGWRLQLRAHPALTAAASGSEIGGGPGGFYTREDYQEIVAYAAARHLTVVPEIDLPGHTHAVGLAYPHLAADPVVTPELAAEAGTRGEALPAAGAPYTGLGVGFSSLRLDDEATFDFVADVLGELAHLTPGPYLHLGGDEAFGTAPDQYDSFLSRVTQLVADLGKVPLTWHDAGRADVAPETVGQYWGLTTPDAESADAARAFVRRASGVILSPADAVYLDMKYDGDTPRGLTWANGPTSVRRAYEWDPASIIDGIADDDIVGVEAAVWTETIDDLAGLDTMMFPRLAAAAEAAWSAPLGSTPERSWESFRRRVGGLGPLWRRQGIAFHPDGGITWSED from the coding sequence ATGACGGCGATTCCGGCCCTCGTCCCCCTTCCGCGCTCCGTGGTCGCCATCGAGGGCGCCCCGTTCGTCCTGACCGCGCAGACCCCCCTGATCGCTGATCCGGATGCGGCGGCCGCGGCCCGCCGCATCCTTACCGCCGCCACCGCGCAGGCCCTCGCTCTGCCCTTCGACGGCTCCGCTTCCTCCCTCGCGCTCACCCTCTCGCAGCGGTCCGACATCGGGCCGCTCAGCGCGTACCGGCTCGTCGCCGCCGACACCGGCGTGGAGATCTCCGCCGCCGACGCCGCCGGGCTCGCCGCCGGCCTTCACACCCTTGCGCAGCTGCTCACCCCCGTCTCCGAGGGATGGCTCGTGCCCGCCATCCGCATCGACGACGCTCCCCGCTTCGCCTATCGCGGGCTCATGCTCGATGTCGCGCGCCACTTCTTCCCGGTGGCCGACGTCTGCGCCGTCATCGACCGGGCCGCGAGCCTGAAGCTCACGCACCTGCACCTCCACCTCACCGACGACCAGGGGTGGCGTCTGCAGCTGCGTGCGCACCCGGCCCTCACCGCGGCGGCGTCGGGCTCGGAGATCGGCGGCGGTCCGGGAGGTTTCTACACGCGGGAGGACTACCAGGAGATCGTCGCGTACGCCGCCGCCCGCCACCTCACCGTGGTCCCCGAGATCGATCTGCCGGGGCATACGCACGCCGTCGGCCTCGCCTACCCGCATCTCGCAGCCGACCCCGTCGTCACCCCCGAGCTCGCCGCTGAAGCCGGCACCCGCGGCGAGGCCCTCCCCGCTGCAGGGGCGCCGTACACCGGGCTCGGCGTGGGGTTCTCCTCGCTCCGCCTCGATGACGAGGCGACGTTCGACTTCGTCGCCGATGTGCTCGGGGAGCTCGCCCACCTCACGCCGGGTCCGTACCTGCACCTGGGGGGCGACGAGGCGTTCGGCACCGCCCCCGACCAGTACGACTCCTTCCTCTCGCGCGTCACGCAGCTCGTCGCCGATCTGGGCAAGGTGCCGCTGACCTGGCACGACGCGGGGCGCGCCGACGTCGCCCCCGAGACCGTCGGGCAGTACTGGGGCCTGACGACCCCCGACGCCGAGAGCGCCGACGCGGCGCGCGCCTTCGTGCGCCGCGCGAGCGGCGTCATCCTCTCCCCCGCCGACGCGGTCTACCTCGACATGAAGTACGACGGCGACACCCCCCGCGGCCTCACCTGGGCGAACGGCCCCACGAGTGTCCGGCGGGCCTACGAGTGGGATCCGGCCTCGATCATCGACGGGATCGCCGACGACGACATCGTCGGCGTCGAGGCGGCCGTGTGGACCGAGACCATCGACGACCTCGCGGGCCTGGACACCATGATGTTCCCGCGCCTGGCCGCGGCAGCCGAGGCGGCGTGGTCGGCACCGCTCGGCTCCACCCCCGAGCGCTCGTGGGAATCGTTCCGCCGCCGTGTCGGCGGACTCGGCCCGCTCTGGCGGCGACAGGGGATCGCGTTCCACCCCGACGGCGGGATCACCTGGTCGGAAGACTGA
- a CDS encoding carbohydrate ABC transporter permease yields MTTVRSAPRGAQAASPTASEAIPKRRKASAGQRVRGSLRLVALVGIALVFISPLVFMLMTSFKTRADATSVPPSWIPEEWTLQAYQTILGSASTPVFTWFLNSVTAAVANSVLVVITASLAAYPLARMQFRGKNLVFGAIIATLLVPPVILVIPNYLIVSELGWLNSLVAVIVPTAAGAFGVFLMRQFFLSIPVELEEAARLDGANRLRTFVSVVLPLAKPALATLGLLALLTNWNDFLWPVYVLFSPDVQTLPAGLSTLQSANAVRYDLLMAGAVIASAPVVLLFVALQRFIVEGVSQSGIKG; encoded by the coding sequence ATGACCACCGTCCGATCCGCGCCCCGGGGCGCGCAAGCCGCTTCGCCGACAGCCTCGGAGGCCATCCCGAAGCGTCGGAAGGCGAGCGCCGGTCAGCGGGTGCGCGGCAGTCTGCGGCTGGTCGCGCTCGTCGGAATCGCGCTGGTGTTCATCAGCCCGCTGGTGTTCATGCTGATGACCTCGTTCAAGACGCGCGCGGATGCCACGAGTGTCCCCCCGAGCTGGATCCCCGAGGAGTGGACCCTCCAGGCGTACCAGACGATTCTCGGATCGGCATCCACGCCGGTCTTCACCTGGTTCCTCAACAGCGTCACCGCGGCGGTGGCGAACTCGGTCCTCGTCGTGATCACGGCGTCGCTGGCCGCGTACCCCTTGGCGCGCATGCAGTTCCGGGGTAAGAATCTCGTCTTCGGCGCGATCATCGCCACGCTCCTCGTGCCGCCCGTCATCCTCGTCATCCCGAACTACCTGATCGTCAGCGAGCTGGGCTGGCTGAACTCCCTCGTGGCGGTCATCGTGCCGACCGCTGCCGGCGCTTTCGGGGTCTTCCTGATGAGGCAGTTCTTCCTCTCCATCCCGGTGGAACTCGAGGAGGCTGCGCGTCTGGACGGCGCGAACAGATTGCGCACCTTCGTCAGCGTGGTGCTGCCGTTGGCCAAGCCCGCTCTCGCCACGTTGGGACTTCTGGCGCTCCTGACGAACTGGAATGACTTCCTCTGGCCGGTGTATGTGCTCTTCAGCCCTGACGTGCAGACGCTCCCCGCGGGTCTGTCGACCCTCCAGTCGGCCAACGCGGTGCGATACGACCTGCTGATGGCGGGTGCGGTCATCGCCAGCGCCCCCGTCGTGCTGCTCTTCGTGGCGTTGCAGCGCTTCATCGTCGAGGGCGTGTCCCAGTCGGGAATCAAAGGATGA
- a CDS encoding glycoside hydrolase family 43 protein produces MTPRRVILGSALFLLLTVTASGCAGGPDLTPVLRENFADPDVLQVDGGYVAYSSDGNRRNVPVATSDDLRSWELEDDALPDLPSWIIPGKTWAPEVTEISPGRYVMYFTATNFQPTFQCIGVAVADDPLGPFTVQGDEMLVCPPEEGGAIDATTVEIDDEWHLVWKNDGNAVGVDTWIQTAPLTSDGLALAGEPVRMLKQDQAWEGDLIEAPTVVAHDEGGFTLLYSANSYGGDEYAMGYAVADDLAGPWEKADGPWISTASLDEEVRGPGGQDVVTGPDGESWLVFHGWDSSYTYRMLHTAPLTWEERAPRLGG; encoded by the coding sequence ATGACGCCGCGCCGCGTCATCCTGGGCTCGGCCCTCTTCCTCCTCCTCACCGTCACAGCGAGCGGGTGTGCCGGCGGGCCGGACCTCACGCCGGTGCTGCGGGAGAACTTCGCCGATCCCGACGTCCTGCAGGTGGACGGCGGATACGTCGCGTACTCGTCGGACGGGAACAGGAGGAATGTGCCGGTCGCGACCTCCGACGACCTCCGCTCCTGGGAGTTGGAGGACGACGCGCTGCCCGACCTGCCGTCGTGGATCATCCCGGGCAAGACCTGGGCGCCGGAGGTCACCGAGATCTCGCCGGGCCGATACGTCATGTACTTCACGGCGACGAATTTCCAGCCGACCTTCCAGTGCATCGGGGTCGCCGTCGCCGACGATCCTCTCGGACCCTTCACCGTTCAGGGCGACGAGATGCTCGTCTGCCCACCGGAGGAGGGCGGAGCGATCGATGCGACGACGGTCGAGATCGATGACGAGTGGCACCTGGTGTGGAAGAACGACGGGAACGCCGTCGGTGTCGACACGTGGATACAGACGGCTCCGCTCACCTCCGATGGACTCGCCCTCGCCGGTGAACCGGTGAGGATGCTCAAACAGGACCAGGCGTGGGAGGGCGACCTCATCGAGGCGCCGACCGTCGTCGCCCATGACGAAGGCGGCTTCACCCTGCTCTATTCCGCCAATTCGTACGGGGGCGACGAGTACGCGATGGGGTATGCCGTCGCCGACGATCTCGCGGGACCCTGGGAGAAGGCGGACGGGCCCTGGATCTCGACGGCGTCGCTCGACGAGGAAGTGCGCGGCCCCGGCGGGCAGGACGTCGTCACGGGTCCGGACGGAGAATCGTGGCTGGTGTTCCACGGATGGGACTCGTCGTACACCTACCGGATGCTGCACACGGCGCCGCTGACATGGGAGGAGCGCGCGCCCCGCCTCGGCGGATGA